The Longimicrobiaceae bacterium genomic sequence TCGGTGCCGATACGGGTGATGGTGGCCGGCGCCTCGGTGACGCGCTCCGTCCTGCGCGAGGCGGAGACCACCAGCCCGTCCAGCTCCACGGGGGTCGGAGTGAGCGCGATGGCGACGAGCACCTCCTCGCCTACGCGCACCGTCACCTCCTCGGTGCGGGAGCGGTGGCCCGTCATGGAGACGCGGAGCTGCTGCGTCCCCGCGGGGACGTTCGCCAGGGTGAAGGCGCCCTGGGCGTTGGCGACCGTCGCCAGGCGGGTGCCTTCCACGGCGACGCGGGCGCCGGCCAGGGCGGCGCCCTCCTCTCCGGCCACGGTGCCGCGGACCGTACCGGTCTGCGCGAAGGCGAAGGCGGGGAAGAGCGCCAGCACGAGGGCCAGCAACAGGGCGGGGCGCCGGGGGAGGCGCGGGGTGCTGCGTCGGTTCATCGGAGAACCCTCCACGGTGGTGAGAACAGGTGCGCGTCCGGGGTCGCGGGCGCGCGGACGGAATCGGACGGACGGACGGTACGGCGTGCGTCGGGGCCGCTGCGGCGGCTACGGGGGCGAGCGCTCCCCCCGGGGGTGCAGGTGGCGCATGGGGCTCATGCTTCCTCCTCCGGGACCATCACCAGCGCTTCGCCCTCCACCACGCCCTCGCCCTGCTGGTTGGCGCAGGTGGTGAGCAGGCGGACGCGGCGCTTCGCGGGCAGGAGCTCCGCCACCTCCGCGCGGGCCGTCACCGTGTCGCCGATGCGCACCGGGCGGAGGAAGCGGAGCGACTGCGACAGGTAGATGGTCCCCGGCCCGGGGAGCCGCATCGCCAGCACGGCGGAGATGAAGCCGGCGCTCAGCATCCCGTGCGCGATGCGCCCCCCGAAGCGGGACCGCTCCGCGTAGACCTGGTCCAGGTGCGCGGGGTTGAAGTCGCCGGTCACCCCGGCGAAGAGGACCACGTCGGCCTCGGTGACCGTCTTCGACATCGTGGCCGACTGGCCGACCTGCAGTTCCTCGAAGCGCATCGACGACGGAGTGCGAAGGTGCGTGAGTGCGAAGTGCGTGAGTGCGAACGGCGCTCGGGCTACACCTCCATCACCAGACGGACGTCCGGATCGATGTCGTCGCCGCCCCCGGCGCGCGTCATCCAGGAGACGACGAAGAAGACCAGGATCGAGAGGACCAGGGAGAGGCCCGAGACGGTGACGCCGGCCGGGAAGGCGTGGAGCTTGAGGAAGTCCACCAGCGTCCCGAAGACGACCGTGAACCCCAGCCCGGTGGCGATGGAGGCCACCGCACCGGCGCGCGTGGCGCCCTCCCAGTTCAGCCCGATGGCCAGCGCCGGCACCAGCGTGGAGGCGAAGAGCCCCCAGCCGAAGATCCCCAGGAAGGCGATGAGCTGCCCCGAGTACTGCGCGATCAGCGCGGCGGCCACCGAGAGGAGCACCGTGGAGATGCGCCCCCAGCGGAGCTCGTTGCGCACCGGCCTCCCGAGCGCCACCGGGAGGTCGTGGGTGACCACCGCCGCGCCGATGTTCATGAAGGAGTTGACGGTGCTCATGATCGCCGCCGCCACCCCGGAGAAGACGATGGCCGCCAGCAGCACGGGGGTAAAGTGCAGCAGGAAGGTGGGGGTCGCGTTGTCAGCCATGGCGAGCGGCGCCAGCCGCCCCTGCGCCACCAGCGCCTTCACCGCCACGCCCACCCCGAAGTAGAGGAGCATGGAGACGATCAGCGCGCTGGTCACCATGAGCGGGTACCACTTCAGGCGCCGCGGGTCGCGCAGCATGTAGAACTTGTGCACCACGTGCGGCTGCCCCAGCGAGCCCAGCCCGAACACGAAGAAGAACGAGAGCGCCGCAAGGGGGGGGAGGAGCCCCCAGGGCCCCAGGAACTGCGGCTCCGCGGCCATGAGCGTGCGAGAGATCTCCCCCATCCCGCCCCCCACCCGGAGGACGAAGAGGAAGACCAGCACCGAGGAGAGCGCCATCAGCGCCCCCTGGAAGACGTCGGTGTAGATCCCGGCGATGATCCCCCCCGCCACCGAGTAGGCCAGGGTGATCCCCATCCCCAGCCAGATCCCCCACCCCAGCCCGATCCCGAAGATGGCGTCGATAACGAAGCCCAGCGCCAGCATCTGGCTCCCCATGTAGCCGATGCAGGCCACCAGGATCCCCAGCCCCGACAGCCCCTGCGCCAGGCGCGAGCGGTAGCGCACCCCGATGGCGTCCGGGACGGTGATGAGCCCCCGGATCTCGCCCAGGAGCCGCATCCGCTTGGCGAGGACCCACGCCCCCATGGAGCTGGTGATGGCCGCGGGGAGGAGGAGGAACATCGCCCCCAGGCCTACCGTGTACACCAGCCCCGGGCCGCCGATGAAGGCGAAGCCGGACAGGGTGGCCGACATGGCGGTCAGGGTGAGCGCCACCAGCCCGATCCCCTCCCCGGCCACGAAGAAGTCGGCGGCGGAGCGGGTGCGCCGGGTGGCCCACGCCCCGATCACGGCCACCACCACGAAGTACGCGACCGCCACCGCCACGATGGCGGGCTGCGTGGCCGCCGGAAGCTCGGCCGCCTGGAAGATCGTCGCCAGGGTCACCGGACACCTCCCGCCGCGGGGGTGGCCGCCAGCACCTCGCGCG encodes the following:
- a CDS encoding MaoC family dehydratase, encoding MRFEELQVGQSATMSKTVTEADVVLFAGVTGDFNPAHLDQVYAERSRFGGRIAHGMLSAGFISAVLAMRLPGPGTIYLSQSLRFLRPVRIGDTVTARAEVAELLPAKRRVRLLTTCANQQGEGVVEGEALVMVPEEEA